One genomic segment of Mastomys coucha isolate ucsf_1 unplaced genomic scaffold, UCSF_Mcou_1 pScaffold22, whole genome shotgun sequence includes these proteins:
- the Utp3 gene encoding something about silencing protein 10, with the protein MGKRSRRRGAAQWAAVRAKAGHIATDENEDDFGLPPSPGDSSYYQDQVDEFHEARSRAVLAKGWNEVESGEEDGDEEEEVLPLNIDDGDDEDGESSEEEDGEDDDGGSSVQSEAEASEDPSLSWGQRKKLYYDTDYGSKSRGRQSQQEVEEEEREEEEEAQIIQRRLAQALQEDDFGVAWVEAFAKPVPQVDEAETRVVKDLAKVSVKEKLKMLRKESPELLELIEDLKAKLTEVKDELEPLLQLVEKGVIPPGRGSQYLKTKYNLYLNYCANISFYMILKARRVPAHGHPVIERLVTYRNLINKLSVVDQKLSSEIRHLLTAKDGAVKKELNPKAKLTKTKPKFVKQTYADADLTDDGPDFDEAALKDYTEMEDRQELKRKKEENSAEEQALEEQNAKRAITYQIAKNRGLTPRRKKIDRNPRVKHREKFRRAKIRRRGQVREVRREEQRYSGELSGIRAGVKKSIKLK; encoded by the coding sequence ATGGGGAAGAGATCCAGGCGGCGTGGAGCGGCTCAGTGGGCCGCCGTGCGTGCCAAGGCAGGTCACATCGCCACGGACGAGAATGAGGACGACTTTGGGCTGCCGCCCTCTCCAGGGGACTCCAGCTACTACCAAGACCAGGTAGATGAGTTCCATGAAGCGCGATCTCGGGCAGTCCTGGCTAAGGGCTGGAACGAAGTCgagagtggggaggaggatggcgatgaggaggaagaggtgcTACCTCTAAATATTGATGATGGAGATGACGAAGATGGAGAGAGTtcggaggaggaggatggagaggatgaTGACGGTGGGAGCTCCGTGCAGAGTGAGGCTGAGGCCTCTGAGGATCCTAGCTTGTCCTGGGGTCAGAGAAAAAAGCTTTATTATGATACAGACTATGGTTCCAAATCCCGAGGCCGTCAGAGTCAGCAAGaagtagaagaggaggaaagagaggaagaggaggaggcacagATAATTCAGCGGCGCTTGGCCCAAGCCCTGCAAGAGGATGATTTTGGAGTCGCTTGGGTGGAGGCCTTTGCAAAACCAGTGCCCCAGGTAGACGAAGCTGAGACTCGGGTTGTGAAGGATTTGGCTAAAGTCTCAGTAAAAGAGAAGCTGAAAATGTTGAGGAAGGAATCACCAGAGCTCTTAGAGCTGATCGAAGACCTTAAAGCCAAGTTGACAGAAGTGAAGGATGAGTTAGAGCCCCTGTTACAGTTGGTGGAGAAAGGGGTCATTCCACCTGGAAGAGGAAGCCAATACCTGAAGACTAAGTATAACCTCTACTTGAACTATTGTGCCAACATTAGCTTTTATATGATCTTAAAAGCCAGGAGAGTCCCTGCACATGGACACCCTGTTATAGAAAGGCTCGTTACCTACAGAAATCTGATCAACAAGCTGTCTGTTGTGGATCAGAAACTGTCCTCCGAAATCCGTCACCTACTCACAGCCAAGGATGGTGCTGTAAAGAAAGAACTGAATCCAAAAGCAAAATTAACCAAAACCAAACCGAAGTTTGTGAAGCAGACTTATGCTGATGCTGACCTGACTGATGATGGTCCTGATTTTGATGAGGCTGCTCTAAAGGACTATACAGAAATGGAAGACAGGCAAGagttgaagagaaagaaagaagaaaacagtgctGAAGAACAGGCTCTCGAAGAGCAAAATGCAAAGAGAGCCATTACCTACCAGATTGCTAAAAATAGGGGACTTACACCCAGGAGAAAGAAGATTGATAGAAATCCCAGAGTGAAACATAGGGAAAAGTTCAGAAGAGCCAAAATTCGAAGGCGCGGCCAAGTTCGTGAAGTTCGTAGAGAAGAACAACGGTATAGTGGCGAACTCTCTGGCATTCGTGCTGGAGTTAAGAAGAGCATTAAACTTAAGTAA